A window of Deinococcota bacterium contains these coding sequences:
- a CDS encoding ubiquinone/menaquinone biosynthesis methyltransferase encodes WRDEATRALFHGLTGRAAEGRLRVLDVATGTADLALAHKRYRPEAEVIGVDFVEAMLDIGRRKARDQGLEVALERGDGLALPYEDASFDALSIAYGLRNFADYQAGLREFFRVLKPGGRLVVLEFPPPPQGVFGRLFRLYFLRVLPLLGGLISGRQSAYRYLPDSVLAFPEPRCLASLMQSAGFTGVRYRLQSFGISALHVGEKPHSSL; translated from the coding sequence GCTGGCGCGACGAGGCGACCCGCGCGCTCTTTCATGGACTCACCGGCAGGGCCGCAGAGGGTAGGCTGCGCGTGCTCGACGTGGCCACGGGCACGGCCGACCTGGCGCTCGCCCACAAGCGCTACCGGCCGGAGGCTGAGGTGATCGGCGTGGACTTCGTGGAAGCGATGCTCGACATCGGCCGCCGCAAGGCGCGCGACCAAGGCCTGGAGGTGGCGCTCGAGCGGGGGGACGGTCTCGCGCTGCCTTACGAAGACGCCTCCTTTGACGCGCTGAGCATTGCCTACGGGCTCAGAAACTTCGCCGACTACCAGGCCGGCCTCCGCGAATTCTTCCGGGTCCTAAAGCCCGGCGGCAGGCTGGTGGTGCTCGAGTTTCCGCCGCCGCCGCAGGGCGTCTTCGGCAGGCTCTTCCGCCTCTACTTCCTGCGCGTGCTACCGCTCCTGGGCGGGCTGATTTCGGGCCGGCAGAGCGCCTACCGCTACCTGCCCGACTCGGTCCTGGCCTTTCCCGAGCCGCGGTGCCTCGCTTCGCTGATGCAGTCGGCGGGGTTTACCGGGGTGCGCTATAGGCTGCAGAGCTTTGGCATTTCGGCCCTGCACGTGGGTGAGAAACCCCACTCGAGCTTGTGA